TGCGTGGCTCGGCTGCCCAACAAGCTGCCGCTAGTCGGCTCGATGGTTTTTATGCCCGTGGCGATTGGACGTTGGCTGATAAGTTTCAGCCTGGTTTGTTGAGGCTAATCCAAACTGGGAGCTACCAAGGCTTGCCCTTACGCACAATTGGCTGGGATAACCAACTGGCCAGCGCTGAGCAAGCGGTCAAAGCCCAAGGCCTCAAGCTCGATGCCATCACGACGATTGATCAACTGCTCCAGCTTGCGCGGATTAACGAAGTACGCTGGATTGAAGTATCAAGCACACCTAAATTGGCTGATCAATATGCTCGTCAAGTTCAACAAGTCGAGCCGGTTTGGACTAACCACCAGTTGTATGGCCAAAATCAAATTGTAGCCTACACCGACACAGGCTTGGATACTGGCTCGTTGGCAACGGTCAGCAACGATTTTGCCAATCGAATTCAAGCGACCCATGTGCTCTCTGCTGGAGCGCATTGGGATGATAACCATGGCCACGGAACCCACGTTGCTGGCTCGATTGCTGGGAATGGCGCACTTTCTGGCTCAAACCCAGCTACGCATAGCTATACTGGTTCGATGGCGGGGATTGCGCCTGAAGCTAAGTTAGTCGTCCAAGCCTTTGAGGCTGACCTTAGTGGCAACATTATTGGCCTGCCTACCGATTTTTACCCCATGTTCCAACAAGCCTATGACGCAGGTGCTCGTATCCATAGTAATAGTTGGGGCGATCTGACTGGACCTGTGACTGATACCGAGGCTTCGTTTGGTGGTTACCCCTATAGTGCTCAGCGTACTGACCAATTTCTGTGGGAACACCCCGATTATACGATGCTGTTTGGGGCTGGCAATAGCGGAGCCGATGGAACGGTTGGTGAATTAGGCTTTTGTACTGGCGGTGATGGCGTAGTCGATCCTGATTCGTTATTAGCACCGGGTACGGCCAAAAATGTGATTACGGTTGGCGCTAGCGAAAGCCCACGCCCAACGGGTGGTTATACGGGCTTACCTTGGCTGTTGCTCAGCTTTTGTTTTGCAACCGAGCCAATTCTCTCCGATACGCTTTCTGATGATGCCAATGGCATGGCGGCATTTTCATCGCGTGGGCCAACTGATGATGGCCGAATCAAACCCGATTTGGTTGCGCCTGGCACAAATATCGTTTCAACGCGCTCCTATGGTAGTGGTGCTAGCACCTTATGGGGCGTGCACGAAACCAATGGCAACTATGTGTACTCGGGTGGTACTTCGATGTCCACACCGTTGGTTGCTGGTACGGTTGCGCTTATTCGCGAATGGCTGGCGACCCAAGGTATGATTACCCCAAGTGCAGCAGTGATCAAAGCAATTGCCCTGAATACCACGGTTGATATTGCGCCAGGTCAATATGGCACGGGCGTAACCCAAGAAATTCCCTACAATCGACCAAATAGTGTGGCTGGCTGGGGTCGCAGCAATTTAAGCTTTATTACCAAACCTGCCCCCTATCATTTGTGGGTGGCCGATCGAACTGCTGGCTTGAGCACAGGCCAAACGATTACCTACAATCATACTGCCAACCAGCCGCTAACTGTGCTGACCAATACTCAACCGTTGCGGGTTATGCTCAACTGGACAGATCCGCCAGCCTCGTTGGCAGCGGCCCAACAATTGGTTAACGATCTTGATTTGGTGGTGATTGGGCCTGATGGTACGCGCTATTATGGCAACAATCAGAGCACTGGCGATCGCACCAATAACGTCGAAGGGGTCATTATCAATAATCCGCAAATTGGGGCTTATCAAATTGAGGTTAATGCGCATAATGTGCCAATTGCTAGCCAACCCTATGGCTTAGCCGTAGCTGGCCCGTTGCGCGAAGGCACTGGCGGTAGTACGCCAACTCCAACGCCAACCGCGACAGCAACCAACACACCAACGGCCACGAACACGCCAACCAACACTGCAACGAATACGCCGACCAATACGGCAACGGCCACCAATACACCGACGAATACAGCAACGGCCACCAATACACCGACGAATACAGCAACGATAACTAACACGCCAACCAACACACCGACGGCAACGAATACACTGACGAATACGCCAACCAACACACCGACGAATACACCGACTGACATACCAACTCCGACGAGTACGGCTGTGCTCAACGAGTATGATGTTTGGATACCGTGGGCCAGCAAGTAGCCTAGGCTCCAGCAAAAACGCGATCAAGTTTTTTGATCGCGTTTTTGTTTGTCCAAAATTCCCCTTGACAGCCCTATTTAGATTAGTTATACTCTTGATTGAACGTTCAATCAAGTTTTTGAGGTAAGGTATGACTGATGAACAACAGCAACGGCGCGAGGCTATTCTTGAGGCTGCACGGGCCGAATTTGCCGAAAAAGGCTTTCGGGGGGCCACGATCAAATCAATTGCCGCCCGCGCCCAGATTCAGTCGCCAGCCTTGATCTATTGGTATTTTCCGAACAAAGATGCGTTGCTCGAAGCAGTGATGCAAGTTCAAATGCCGATCTTGCAAAATATGCAATCGCTTGATGGCTTGTTTGATCTAGAGCCACGGCAATTGCTGGGATTATTGGCCAAAGGCTACCTGCAAGCAGGCGATAATCCGCGCACTGTGCAGATGATGCGGGTGCTTTTGGGTGAAATGCTGTTGGGACGTAACCCAACTGAGGTGATCAACCAACAGATTGTGCCGCAGATCAAGCAATTTCTGGAAGGCTATTTGATCCATCAAATTCAGCTTGGCCGGATACGCCAGCACGATACCCGCGCCAGCACCCGCGCCTTTATGGGGATGCTCATGCCTCAAATGCTGAGCAAAGTAATTTTGCCCAGCTTGCAGGCCGATGGATTAACCGACGACGAACATATTGCAACGATTATTGATATTTTTCTGAATGGACTCAAGCCAGAGGAGTAAACCCATGAACGCTGTTGAAGTTCGGGGACTCACCAAACGGTACGGCAATGTCCAAGCCCTTCAAGGTGTCGATTTGACGGTGCCTGAAGGCATGATTTTCGGCTTGCTTGGCTCGAATGGGGCTGGCAAATCAACCTTGATTAAGGCCTTGGTTGGCGCACTCAAGCCCAATAGCGGCGAATGGCAGGTGCTTGGCCTTAATCCATTACGTGATCAAGCTAATCTCCGTGCCTTGATTGGCTATATGCCCCAAGGCGTGGCGCTGTATGAAGATCTCTCGGCCCGCGAAAATTTACGGTTTTTTGGCAGTGCTCACGGCGTGCCCGAGTTGGAGCAACGGATTCAAGCGGCACTTGAATTTACCGAATTAACTGGCCGCGCAGATCATCCGGTGTATGGCTTTTCGGGCGGCATGAAAAAACGGGTCTCGTTAGCCTGTGCTCTGCTGCACAAACCACGTATGCTCTTTCTTGATGAGCCGACTGCGGCAGTCGATCCGCATCTTAAGGTGCGTTCGTGGCAGCTCTTTCGCGAATTGGCGAATGCTGGCACAACCTTATTTATCAGTACCCACTTGATGGATGAAGCCTTGCTCTGCGACCGCCTTGCTATCCAACAAACTGGCAAAATTTTGATTGTCGATACGCCCCAAGCGATTTTGGAGCATGGTCAAACCCGATTAATCATCAAACAAGCTGAGCAAACCACTGACCAGCAAATTGTTAGCACGCCCGACGCATTAGCCGAAGCCTTACATAGCTATGGGCTGAATCCAACAATTCAAACGTTGGCGTTACACCCCGATTCGCTCGAAACGATTGTGCTGCGCATGCTGCAAAAAAGCGAGGTGACCGAATGAGCCGTATTTTAGTTGTTGCCAAACGGGTGCTAACCCAGCTGCGCCACGATAAACGCTTGCTTGGGTTATCGGTCATGGCTCCGTTGCTAATTATTTATCTGTTGAAAATTTTCTTCGATACCATGCCCAAGGGCTTCAATAATGCCCGCTATATCATGCCGATCACTGCATTTATGGTGCATTTTTTGGCATTTTTGCTCTGTGCAATTGTCTTAGTCCAAGAACGCACCGCCGGAACACTAGAGCGGATGTTTATCAATGGCTTTCGGCGGATTGAAATTATCGGCGGCTATGTGCTGGGCTATATTCTGCTGGCCACTTTCCAAGCAGCAATTGCCTTGGCGCAAGCTCTGTGGTTGTTCGATTTAGAATATGCTTGGGCTGATTTGGCGATGTTGTTTGGGGTAATTTGGTTGCTGGCAATTACCTCGGTGATGTTGGGGATGTTTATCTCGACCTTCGCGCGGCATGAAGGCCAAGTTTTCCCCTTTATTCCGATGATTATCCTGCCGTCGGTGTTTCTTTCGGGCTTGTTGATTAATCCTGAGCAATTGCCAACCTGGGCTAATTGGCTTGGTCATGCCTTTCCATTGTTCTATGCCAACGATGCAATTCAAGAAATTATTGGCAAAACGCCCAGCGCGAGCGTGATCTGGACGAATATAGCGATTTTGGTCGGCTATGGCTTGTTTTTATTAACTTTGGCCTCGCGCACCTTGAAAGATGTTGAATGATTGATCCACGAAGGACACGAAGCACCACGAAGATTAATTATTTCGTGCTCTTCGTGTCCTTCGTGGATCAAACCTGATCCCTGACCCCTAACCTCTGATCCCTCGTCCCTACTGATAACTTACATTATCCAAGCTAGGCATGGCGGCGATCCAGATTGGTCCAGCTGGAAACATGATTTCAGCGTTACTCTGATCATAAAAACGCAATGGAGCCGATTCGGAATCCTTGCGCCACGTAGCTTCTTGGAGCGAGCCATTGGCGAAAACCAACGCTCGACCTTCGCCAATCACCTGCTGATCGATGCGGCCTTTATCATCGCCGATGATCGGAGCTTCGAATACTTCCATCGTCACAACACTTTTGAAGGTTAGCTGTGCTCCGCTGACCGCATCGACGTGCGCTGCACCGCGTCGCAAACGGGCATATTCGTTGGTGGCAGGGTCGTAGCGCCAGCCCGCCGGATCTTCGGGGTAGATGAAGAAATAATCAATTGTGCTAACTGGCTCAGCCACCGGAGCTTCTGGCTCAAATAAAAAGCCCACGTCGTTAACATCGGCCTCAGCGCTGTCGCTCGCCCGATCATCAACATATTGGGCAATTTGAGCAGCGCTGGTATACAAATTATGTGGAGCCTCGCGCTGTAACGAGCGGCGGGAGTAATCGAAAATCTGGCGGCTTTCCAAGCTAACCAAATCGATATCAATCACCAAATCATTAGGATCGGCGGCGAGGCGTTCGAGGCCTTCGGGGCTACCACCAGCGTGGGTATAGACCGCTCGAAAACCCATGGCCCATTGCACAAAATAAAGCCGAGCCGAGCGAACTGGCCCCAGATCGCCTGCAACCTCAGCCAATTCGGGCGTAAAAACTGCCATATAGCGAGTAACGCCGTATTCCGCCAAGGCCTCAAACACAACTGCTGCCTGATCCAAGCCAGTTTGCGGATAAGCCGCCGGAAAGTTATCGATCATGGTGATGTAGGGGCGTTGGGTTAGTGTGCCTCGGGCCATGGCAGGTCGCCCAGTGCGGGGGTCGCTGCTGATCGGAGTGGCAGTTGGCACACTGGTTGGGCTAGGCTGGGTTGTCGCCGTTGGTGCTAGGGTTGGGCTGGCCGCTAGCGTGGCGGTTGGGCTGGGTTGGGCTGGCACAGTGGCGGTGGGTGTTCCGGTTGTGCTGCATGCTGTTACAATCAACAGCAAACTGATCGAAAACCATCGACGCATGCAAAACCTCCCTGACGATAATCCAATTTCTTGGCAATATCGTTGAACTAGGCTATGGGCGAGAAAATACTTGATAGGTTTGATTTTGACTGATTACCTGCCAATTATCGGCTTGCAGGTTTTTGCCAATTGGGCTGCCAATTTCTACTAAGGCACATTCAATATTATATTGTTCAAATAATGGTTGATATTGCCCATTATCTTCAGTTTGCATACTGGTATTCATGAAATCGGTCGGATAGGGATCAAAACGATTATCGATAAAAACAGGTCGTTCTGGCAAATACCAAATTAAATCGCCGCCACTATTATAGGTATTATAGATATTCCCAGGACAATTCTTCATTGAATCAAGAATCGCTGGTGATAATAATGGTGTGCGTTGCAGCCAACTAAAAATGACTAAGCCAATTGCAATAATCGCCGTTAAGCCTAAAATAACTCCTTGCATTGGCTCAAAGGCACTCAATTTGCCTGGCTTGTAGGGCGTTACTGCATAGATCTTGAATAATAATAACACTGCCAGAACATCAAAAAAGACATTTTGACGTACTGAACGGAATGCCATTATGCCAAATAAAATTGTTGCAAGCACTAAAAACCATTCATAATTGGTGCTTGGCTTATAACGTCGTCGATACCAAACTAAACCAAGCACCGTAACCAGTAGAAAATAAGGATAGCTCGCAAATTTAGTAAACTTTTGCGGTTGCCATTCTTCGATATAAGCATAGGTGCTGCTATCAAGCGAATTAAGCGTGAATAACCATAATTCATAGCCATGCGGATTGCATAAGCTTGCCAAAAATGAGAGCGCACTGATAGCGAGCCAACGCACAACATCTTGGCGCTGGACAATATTTACCGCAGTAATAATACCAATTAATACCATTCCAACCACGAAGCCAGCATGCAGATTGGCCCAAACCAGCATAAATGGAATAATCCACCAATGATATTTACGATTTTGAATCATCAAAATTAATAGAACAAATAAACAAATGGTGATAATTTGTGGCCGAACACTCCAGCCTTTAGCATTATCTACAATTCCAAGGGTTAGAAATAGAATTGCTAATTTTGGATTGATTTTTTCTGAACGATAGATTAAATGCCATGTAAATACAATGATGCCCGCAAATACCCCAACTAGTAGTGGGAAACCACCAATTGCATAGAATAAATACATTAATGTTTGAGTTAACCATTCGTGATTGGGCCAAAAATTCCCTTGATTGGTCCAGCTATACAGGTCGGTGGTAATAATCGTGCGTTGCTGCACAATATCTTGGCCTGTGCGCAACAACCACCACGTATCACTTTGTAAAGGAACTAATAACGCCATTCCCAGCAGCATTAATCCAGCAATCCATAGGAGAAACCGATCAAACGACCATTCTTGTGGTTTGAGCCAAGTTTTGAGCATAAAGTTCTCCCTGCATTAAACTATTGCGGATTAACCAGCGAATGCTGCTGTGATCCAGTTTATTTATGCCAAGACCATTGCGAAGGAATATAAATTGCGCCAAATTGTTCGCCAATCGAGGCCGCGTAAACCCGTAAATCATGCTTACGGTCTTGATGATCATAGGCATGAGTCAGGGTATGATCATACAATGCTACCGAAAGTTCATAATTGCCTTCCAGCAAAGGCAGGTTTTCGATTTGATAATCAACATAGCCTTGTTCGGCGATTTGGGGAATTTCTAGCCCAGCAAAGCGCGAATTTGGCCCATTGATGTGAAAGCCTGTGCGATGGTGAATCGCCACGCCAAAAACCGGTTTTTCAATTGGTTGGTGGGCTTGATAGTGCATGCGAATGGTTAAGGCTTGGCCTGTGGTTGCGGTCTGAATGACTTCACCAGCAGCATTGAGCAATTCCACCTTGGAGATTTCAGCCTCGCGACTGCCCCAGCGGCGTGCATCAAACTCAATTTCTTCAGCACTTTTGGCTTCTTCTTCGGTGCTGGGTGTTTCTGGTTCGGGGTTTTCGGCGGCTTTTTCGGCCTCGATCCTCGCGGCATCACGTTGGTTGGTTTCCGCTAAATAAGCGTCGATCGCTTCGGTTGGGGCACTGTCAGTCATCAAATTGCCATGGTGAAACCACAAGGCTCGATCACATAAGTCGCGCACTTGGCCCAAGGCATGCGAGACAAATAAAATTGTTTTGCCACGCCGTTTGAGTTGATAAATTCGATCCAAGCATTTGCGCTGAAACAGCTCGTCGCCAACCGCGAGCACTTCGTCGGTGATCAAAATATCGGGATCGACGTTGATTGCCACGGCAAAGCCCAAGCGCATATACATCCCCGATGAATAGTGCTTGACGGGCATGTCGATAAATTCTTGCATCTCGGAGAAGCGAATGATCGCTGGCACTTTTTCGGCCATTTCGATGCGATTGAAGCCGAGCAGTGAGCCATTCAAGAAGATATTTTCGCGACCTGTTAGATCGGGGTGAAAGCCTGAACCAAGCTCAAGCAAGGCCGAAACACGGCCATCGACAATTACCTTGCCGCTGTTGGGTTGCAAAATCCGTGTAATGAGCTTGAGTGTGGTCGATTTACCCGAACCATTGTGGCCAATCAAGCCAACCGTTTCACCACGATTGATCGTAAAACTGACATCGCGCAGCGCCCAAAAATCCTCGTCGGGCATAACTTGGGGCTTGAATAAACCGGCGATGCGTTCCTGAATGCTATTGCGCCGATCACGCTTGATCGTAAAATGCTTGGAAACATTTTCAAAAATAATCATAATTGCCTCGCTTAGAGTTCTTCGCCAAATCTGGCGCTGTAATGGTTGAACACATAGGCTCCGAAACACAGCACAATCAGGGCGGTCAGGCCAGTTCGGGCAACTCCATCGAGGCTGGGCAAGCCAGGCGTTGGATAATCGGGAATCGTTGTGACCCCACCATAGGCAATATCGCGATAGAAATCGACAATCGAGGCCATGGGATTGAGCCAGCGCACCAGTTTGGCATAATTGGCACTGGCAATATTATCTAAAGGATAAAATACTGGCGTGATAAAAAACCACAGTTGCAGCACAATCCCCATAATATGCGAAACATCGCGATAAAACACGATCACCGATGATAAGAATAAAATCATGCCCAAAATAAACATGCTTTCGATCACAATAATCACCGGCATCAATAAAAGTGTGGCTTTGATTGGTGCACCAGTGATGAACATAATCAAAAACATGATCGGTAAGGCCAGCATAAAATTCACCAAATTCGAGATTAATGTGGTGATTGGTAGAATTTCACGTGGAAAATAGACCTTTTTGACCAAATTGGCATTGCTGATTACGCTCATCATCCCTTCAGCCATGCCGCCGATAAAGTAATTCCACGGTAATAACGCCACCATCAAGAAAATATGAAAATGGCGAATATTGGAATTCAGCAGTAGGCCAAAAATTAAATAGAAGATCGAAATCATCAACAATGGATTGAGCAACGACCAAACATAGCCCAAAGCCGAGTTTTTGTAGCGTGAGCGTAAATCGCGCAGCACCAAGTTGCGAATCAATTCGCGATATTCCCACAGCTCACGAACTTTATCGACGATGCCGATTGCCCGATCGGCTAGTACTAACAAAAAGCCGCCAACAATCCCAACAATCAAGGCTAAACCGAATTTAAGCACAAAATTTTGTGAACGAGCTTCGGTTGGCAAGATTGCCGCTTGTTTGACATACGCAGCGCTGATTTGGCTATCGTCTGATTGGTAGCGTGGGTCGGAGTAGAGCACATCGGTTAAGATCGTGCCAATCAAACCACG
This sequence is a window from Herpetosiphon gulosus. Protein-coding genes within it:
- a CDS encoding S8 family serine peptidase, coding for MRIFHGLLLLGLIFLSLGSAASKPPSATIPPKLYLQRGTIDLNVVNQANQNDPLLQAVAEYAVIQFSGPILLKQRQALEATGLSIIEYLPDYAYLVRGSAAQQAAASRLDGFYARGDWTLADKFQPGLLRLIQTGSYQGLPLRTIGWDNQLASAEQAVKAQGLKLDAITTIDQLLQLARINEVRWIEVSSTPKLADQYARQVQQVEPVWTNHQLYGQNQIVAYTDTGLDTGSLATVSNDFANRIQATHVLSAGAHWDDNHGHGTHVAGSIAGNGALSGSNPATHSYTGSMAGIAPEAKLVVQAFEADLSGNIIGLPTDFYPMFQQAYDAGARIHSNSWGDLTGPVTDTEASFGGYPYSAQRTDQFLWEHPDYTMLFGAGNSGADGTVGELGFCTGGDGVVDPDSLLAPGTAKNVITVGASESPRPTGGYTGLPWLLLSFCFATEPILSDTLSDDANGMAAFSSRGPTDDGRIKPDLVAPGTNIVSTRSYGSGASTLWGVHETNGNYVYSGGTSMSTPLVAGTVALIREWLATQGMITPSAAVIKAIALNTTVDIAPGQYGTGVTQEIPYNRPNSVAGWGRSNLSFITKPAPYHLWVADRTAGLSTGQTITYNHTANQPLTVLTNTQPLRVMLNWTDPPASLAAAQQLVNDLDLVVIGPDGTRYYGNNQSTGDRTNNVEGVIINNPQIGAYQIEVNAHNVPIASQPYGLAVAGPLREGTGGSTPTPTPTATATNTPTATNTPTNTATNTPTNTATATNTPTNTATATNTPTNTATITNTPTNTPTATNTLTNTPTNTPTNTPTDIPTPTSTAVLNEYDVWIPWASK
- a CDS encoding helix-turn-helix domain-containing protein, translating into MTDEQQQRREAILEAARAEFAEKGFRGATIKSIAARAQIQSPALIYWYFPNKDALLEAVMQVQMPILQNMQSLDGLFDLEPRQLLGLLAKGYLQAGDNPRTVQMMRVLLGEMLLGRNPTEVINQQIVPQIKQFLEGYLIHQIQLGRIRQHDTRASTRAFMGMLMPQMLSKVILPSLQADGLTDDEHIATIIDIFLNGLKPEE
- a CDS encoding ABC transporter ATP-binding protein, giving the protein MNAVEVRGLTKRYGNVQALQGVDLTVPEGMIFGLLGSNGAGKSTLIKALVGALKPNSGEWQVLGLNPLRDQANLRALIGYMPQGVALYEDLSARENLRFFGSAHGVPELEQRIQAALEFTELTGRADHPVYGFSGGMKKRVSLACALLHKPRMLFLDEPTAAVDPHLKVRSWQLFRELANAGTTLFISTHLMDEALLCDRLAIQQTGKILIVDTPQAILEHGQTRLIIKQAEQTTDQQIVSTPDALAEALHSYGLNPTIQTLALHPDSLETIVLRMLQKSEVTE
- a CDS encoding ABC transporter permease encodes the protein MSRILVVAKRVLTQLRHDKRLLGLSVMAPLLIIYLLKIFFDTMPKGFNNARYIMPITAFMVHFLAFLLCAIVLVQERTAGTLERMFINGFRRIEIIGGYVLGYILLATFQAAIALAQALWLFDLEYAWADLAMLFGVIWLLAITSVMLGMFISTFARHEGQVFPFIPMIILPSVFLSGLLINPEQLPTWANWLGHAFPLFYANDAIQEIIGKTPSASVIWTNIAILVGYGLFLLTLASRTLKDVE
- a CDS encoding DUF3048 domain-containing protein, whose protein sequence is MRRWFSISLLLIVTACSTTGTPTATVPAQPSPTATLAASPTLAPTATTQPSPTSVPTATPISSDPRTGRPAMARGTLTQRPYITMIDNFPAAYPQTGLDQAAVVFEALAEYGVTRYMAVFTPELAEVAGDLGPVRSARLYFVQWAMGFRAVYTHAGGSPEGLERLAADPNDLVIDIDLVSLESRQIFDYSRRSLQREAPHNLYTSAAQIAQYVDDRASDSAEADVNDVGFLFEPEAPVAEPVSTIDYFFIYPEDPAGWRYDPATNEYARLRRGAAHVDAVSGAQLTFKSVVTMEVFEAPIIGDDKGRIDQQVIGEGRALVFANGSLQEATWRKDSESAPLRFYDQSNAEIMFPAGPIWIAAMPSLDNVSYQ
- a CDS encoding ABC transporter ATP-binding protein, giving the protein MIIFENVSKHFTIKRDRRNSIQERIAGLFKPQVMPDEDFWALRDVSFTINRGETVGLIGHNGSGKSTTLKLITRILQPNSGKVIVDGRVSALLELGSGFHPDLTGRENIFLNGSLLGFNRIEMAEKVPAIIRFSEMQEFIDMPVKHYSSGMYMRLGFAVAINVDPDILITDEVLAVGDELFQRKCLDRIYQLKRRGKTILFVSHALGQVRDLCDRALWFHHGNLMTDSAPTEAIDAYLAETNQRDAARIEAEKAAENPEPETPSTEEEAKSAEEIEFDARRWGSREAEISKVELLNAAGEVIQTATTGQALTIRMHYQAHQPIEKPVFGVAIHHRTGFHINGPNSRFAGLEIPQIAEQGYVDYQIENLPLLEGNYELSVALYDHTLTHAYDHQDRKHDLRVYAASIGEQFGAIYIPSQWSWHK
- a CDS encoding ABC transporter permease yields the protein MAQTINAARTVNGQRRRLGGFHWFLLLLTIGMTLLISAPTLFFQTVQYDASATIQLDAQRYRSFMAEQALQNQLCDASRNVVKSILPKFGSNTFGSACAAPAADGSLVLTAQATSPENAQAAADYTAQKLIQQIRAAGGRDSLRRLMEYELGLLLKNQPANDELGRRLRELIGVQAFDFSLHASTELPTINAEDLNDLIRAFEVRFDQIAFELRQPDLPVERARDLKTARGLIGTILTDVLYSDPRYQSDDSQISAAYVKQAAILPTEARSQNFVLKFGLALIVGIVGGFLLVLADRAIGIVDKVRELWEYRELIRNLVLRDLRSRYKNSALGYVWSLLNPLLMISIFYLIFGLLLNSNIRHFHIFLMVALLPWNYFIGGMAEGMMSVISNANLVKKVYFPREILPITTLISNLVNFMLALPIMFLIMFITGAPIKATLLLMPVIIVIESMFILGMILFLSSVIVFYRDVSHIMGIVLQLWFFITPVFYPLDNIASANYAKLVRWLNPMASIVDFYRDIAYGGVTTIPDYPTPGLPSLDGVARTGLTALIVLCFGAYVFNHYSARFGEEL